The following are from one region of the Paracoccus sp. S3-43 genome:
- the fhuB gene encoding Fe(3+)-hydroxamate ABC transporter permease FhuB, protein MTARLIPAAALAAALWLAAALHLLPFADWPAWPLDPARMDIPQILLGFGLMPRGVVALLAGAVLGLSGAILQVVLRNPVADPTTLGISSGAQLALVMATMLAPGLLDQGRWPVALTGAGLAAGLVLAIGARRGFAPVTMVIAGMLVGMTASAVATATTLAQGQYLLSLVIWNGGSLVQQDWSGVRVLAGVLVFGAAAAAALARPLRVLSLGVEGASGLGLNVTLVRLLAVGVAVILAAAVSAELGLIAFVGLAAPALARTLGAVSIPRLLVLSPVIGALILSVCDGLVLLVADRLGETFPTGALTGLIGGPLLIRLLPRLRGSTPPGMERAEGPAPRRDRPAPLLAGLAVALIIAALVLVWIGRVPGGWAILDAESFAAFLPMRLPRLIAATSAGAALALAGAILQRLTANPLASPEVLGVSGGAAMGYAGAVYLLAAPTAAALTLGTMAGGAVALALIAAFVSRRDMPAERVLLAGIAVSALASAVLAAAMSVGDMRSFQILAWLSGSSSAVTMPGALALAAVAGVLWAGSLAGRRWLAMLPLGTGVAGGLGLPLRRARLLLTALAGMATGAATVLVGPLSFVGLMAPHMARRLGLARPGDHVTGAALIGAALMLAADFGARMAGFPYELPLGLFASLIGAPWLIWLMTRPQR, encoded by the coding sequence ATGCCGCGCGGAGTGGTCGCGCTACTGGCGGGCGCGGTGCTGGGCCTGTCCGGCGCAATCCTGCAAGTCGTGCTGAGGAACCCGGTCGCCGACCCGACCACGCTGGGCATCTCCTCGGGCGCGCAGCTTGCACTGGTGATGGCGACCATGCTGGCGCCGGGCCTGCTGGATCAGGGCCGTTGGCCGGTGGCGCTGACCGGGGCGGGGCTGGCCGCCGGGCTGGTGCTGGCCATCGGCGCGCGGCGGGGCTTTGCTCCGGTGACGATGGTGATCGCCGGGATGCTGGTCGGGATGACGGCCAGTGCCGTGGCGACCGCGACGACGCTGGCGCAGGGGCAATACCTGCTGTCGCTGGTGATCTGGAACGGCGGGTCTCTGGTCCAGCAGGACTGGTCGGGGGTGCGGGTGCTGGCGGGGGTGCTGGTCTTCGGGGCCGCCGCCGCCGCGGCTTTGGCGCGCCCGCTGCGCGTGCTGTCGCTGGGGGTCGAGGGCGCTTCGGGCCTGGGCCTGAACGTCACGCTGGTGCGGCTGCTGGCGGTCGGCGTGGCGGTGATCCTGGCCGCCGCCGTATCCGCCGAACTGGGGCTGATCGCCTTCGTGGGCCTGGCCGCCCCCGCCTTGGCGCGCACCCTGGGCGCGGTGTCGATCCCGCGCCTGCTGGTCCTGTCGCCGGTGATCGGCGCGCTGATCCTGTCGGTCTGCGACGGGCTGGTGCTGCTGGTCGCGGACCGCCTGGGCGAGACCTTTCCGACCGGCGCGCTGACCGGGCTGATCGGCGGGCCGCTGCTGATCCGGCTGCTGCCGCGCCTGCGCGGATCCACCCCGCCCGGAATGGAACGCGCCGAAGGCCCCGCGCCCCGCCGCGACCGCCCGGCGCCGCTGCTGGCCGGGCTGGCGGTGGCCCTGATCATTGCGGCCCTGGTGCTGGTCTGGATCGGCCGGGTGCCCGGCGGCTGGGCGATCCTGGACGCCGAAAGCTTCGCGGCCTTCCTGCCGATGCGCCTGCCGCGCCTGATCGCGGCAACTTCGGCCGGGGCGGCGCTGGCCCTGGCGGGGGCGATCCTGCAACGGCTGACCGCGAACCCCCTCGCCTCGCCCGAGGTGCTGGGCGTGTCGGGCGGCGCGGCGATGGGCTATGCGGGCGCGGTCTATCTGCTGGCCGCGCCCACGGCGGCGGCGCTGACGCTGGGCACGATGGCCGGGGGCGCGGTGGCGCTGGCGCTGATCGCCGCTTTCGTCAGCCGCCGCGACATGCCCGCCGAACGGGTGCTGCTGGCGGGAATCGCGGTCTCGGCCCTGGCCTCGGCCGTGCTGGCGGCGGCGATGTCGGTGGGCGACATGCGATCCTTCCAGATCCTCGCCTGGCTGTCGGGATCGTCATCGGCCGTGACCATGCCCGGCGCGCTGGCCCTGGCGGCGGTGGCGGGGGTGCTGTGGGCCGGGTCGCTGGCCGGGCGGCGCTGGCTGGCGATGCTGCCGCTGGGCACCGGCGTCGCGGGCGGGCTGGGCCTGCCCCTGCGCCGCGCGCGGCTGCTGCTGACCGCCTTGGCCGGGATGGCCACGGGGGCCGCCACGGTCCTGGTCGGGCCGCTGTCCTTCGTCGGCCTGATGGCCCCCCACATGGCCCGCCGCCTGGGCCTTGCGCGCCCCGGCGATCATGTCACCGGCGCGGCGCTGATCGGCGCCGCGCTGATGCTGGCCGCCGATTTCGGGGCGCGCATGGCGGGCTTTCCCTATGAACTGCCGCTGGGCCTGTTCGCGTCGCTGATCGGCGCGCCCTGGCTGATCTGGCTGATGACGAGACCGCAGCGATGA